The stretch of DNA TGTATGGAATCCAATAACCCGTGAATTTCGAAAATACTTGGAAACTGAAATCTCCAACTCTTTCGGACCAAAATGTTTGGTCTATTGGGGATTTGGGTATGTTTCTACTGGTGATGACTACAAGATTGTTCGGTTATGTATGAATACGTCTAGTCATTCTTTGACAGTTCACGTCTACTCGATTAGGTTAGATACATGGAGAGTAATCAACAACGATGCTTATGATATCTCTAATATGAGCTATCCAATGTTGATACGTACATCAGGACTCTTCGTCAATGGGACATTATATTGGAGGTTGCCCGAGGCAATTTGTTCCTTCAATTTAGAGTCTGAGAAGCTCGATATATTCCCACCACACCTCGAGGTCATGATCAACACACCATTGTCATATGTTACGTTTAGTAACATGTTATTTGTCGTAAATGGGTGCTTATCTACGTATGGTCCATGCCGTAGAGGTAATGATCATATTTTTACTATTTTgaaaagcccggaggttgttgaACAAATCATTGTTCCTAAGGATGTAGCTGGGTTGATGCCTTATGCCGGAATTTTAATTGGATTCACCCGAAGTGACAAGATCTTTACACAATATTCAAGACGTCGTTTAGGGGTTATTGATCTAAGTTTACATCCTTTGAATCTCACACCATTGATGAAACTTGGAGGAAGGGGGGTAACTGAGGCTGTTAGTTATTGTACAAGTCTTATTTCACCTAAATCTCTGTCTTATAAGAATGTTTAAGTATATTGTTGGTCGCACACGTTGGTTGCTAAGTAGTGTTTTTCTTGTAGTGCCAACAATGAGGAATACGCACAAAACTTGTAATTGTCTATGTATGGTACATGTCTTAAGTAAGACCGTAAGAGGGTGAAACTATAGTCTCGAATCTGGATAGTCGGTACCATATTACCATCTAGAGTTGGCAATGGGTCATGTCGTACCGGCTCGGGTCTCGGCCCGTCGTGTCCAGATTAAAATTTTGGCTCGGTCCAGGCACGGTGAATCGTGCTAATGGGCCGTGTCGTGCCCCCCACTGTGGCCCGCCCTTGGCCCTGTCATAGTTGTGTTCGGGACGTCCATGGCCTATGGGCCGGCCCAATgacttaatttgtttttttttttttaaatgattaaaGTAATGTGTTTATTGTGACGCTATGCAACATAAAGCTACAAAGTAAGTTACAAAGTACAACACTACTAAGAGCATGTACATTGAAGAGGATAGTTTGATCCTCTTATTTCCTCTCTTTCATTCTATATTTTTGACACATCATACCCTCTTTCATCTACCTCACTTTCCActatcttcttcctcttcctctaatTTTGTCCACATCAAAGAGGATGCAAACTTCCTCTCCTCTTTTACCTTTAAAGTAAACCCACTACAATTTTTATCTCTTATTTGGCACAAGGGCCAAGGTAAGAACATCCTCTATAAATAGAGGaagtcttcctcttcctcttcaaagaGGATGTTAAGAGGATATacccacattgaagaggacatcctcttagATGAAAGAGAGTACTAAGAGGATGGttcatcctcttcaatgtggatgctctAATGTTTACGATAGTAATTCGTATAATTCCCCAACATTACACATATCTAAGGCCGACTTTAGAGTCAGGTGGCCGTGCTTGCCGTGTTGTGCCTAGATCCGACTTTTTACCAAATATCGTGCCGTGGGCCGCCCACTGTACAGTGCTCAGGCCGGCCCACTACAGTACCCAAGACTGTGCCGGTCGGGCCGTGCTCGTCCCCTTCCTGGGCTGTCCGTTGTCAAATCCGTATATTATTAATCCaaacccatatatatatatattaaaattaaaataacaaaGCCCTAGCCGTACTTCATATCACTACGTCCCTTTCTCTCTCGATTCGTGTGCCGCCCTTCCCTATTCTTCTACCAGACAATGAGAGACAAAGTGCCAAATGATGTTAGTCGAAAAGGTAGACGAGGCCAAGTCAGATTTAGGTGAAGAGGGGAGAACCAAAGGTACCTCTCTGATGATTTAATAACTGAAGAAATACTTACAAGATTACCCATTAAATCCGTTCTTAGATTTAAGTCGGTTTCGAGACAATGGTACACTACTCTTTCTTCTCGTGAATTTATTATGAATGCCTACCTTATCAAATTCATCTATTCTCACCCTTATGCTCCTGGGATTTACACCTTGTTTATCAAATCTGGCAAGAATTACTACATTTTCTCTTATGAATATGATCAAATAATTACTCGTAATTCTGAAGATAATTTGGTACAAATTGAAGTCGACTTTGGCATTCACAACAA from Silene latifolia isolate original U9 population chromosome 10, ASM4854445v1, whole genome shotgun sequence encodes:
- the LOC141608589 gene encoding F-box/kelch-repeat protein At3g23880-like, producing the protein MSYKNVEIDLVNMEVDFDVGDEKMDLVGTCNGLVCLGSHSGRLSIVWNPITREFRKYLETEISNSFGPKCLVYWGFGYVSTGDDYKIVRLCMNTSSHSLTVHVYSIRLDTWRVINNDAYDISNMSYPMLIRTSGLFVNGTLYWRLPEAICSFNLESEKLDIFPPHLEVMINTPLSYVTFSNMLFVVNGCLSTYGPCRRGNDHIFTILKSPEVVEQIIVPKDVAGLMPYAGILIGFTRSDKIFTQYSRRRLGVIDLSLHPLNLTPLMKLGGRGVTEAVSYCTSLISPKSLSYKNV